Proteins encoded by one window of Corynebacterium amycolatum:
- a CDS encoding serine hydrolase, producing MVHCPQRAYRGLAASLAAVITLSATAPLANATVTATADSTDTGAFSQVVVAAPSSTEPTKPSDAKTKKTTEKPAEKTPEKSTGKTTEKSAEQSPEKSTEKTSSTTSETSSTEPSESTAKSEPKAFPPLVPGAKTQWGLGVQTRLDQVTEEFDAKGGMLGMGILDRQTGEFICNAHCDDVFRLASLMKVFIADVVAYSNYTQPKKDEIVAGQGDMPVEGNPDAMLRDDMIRYSNNEATDELWDSYGGVRIVDNVRQRYGLSDKTVGSPMWGATTSTPADMVAYFDRMLSEEGGLSDTETKYMRQLMYSLPRYSYGDADQNFGLRAALPKETIANKSGWYEEQHTTAGFLGDDDRYAIAVLGKNLTANDLTEAVKHVFPGGQVLPTGEKETKHARTSAALSIEEDSNKVAPALWALVAALAGFGIGWLIRGQRAD from the coding sequence ATGGTTCATTGCCCTCAACGCGCGTACCGCGGACTTGCCGCGAGTCTCGCCGCGGTAATTACTCTGTCAGCAACTGCGCCGCTGGCTAACGCGACAGTCACCGCAACTGCTGACTCCACCGATACCGGCGCATTTTCGCAGGTAGTCGTCGCAGCTCCATCCTCAACGGAGCCGACTAAGCCCTCCGACGCAAAAACCAAGAAGACCACCGAAAAGCCAGCTGAAAAGACTCCCGAGAAGAGCACAGGAAAAACCACAGAGAAGTCGGCGGAACAGTCGCCTGAGAAGTCGACTGAGAAAACCTCTTCAACGACATCGGAAACGTCCTCAACGGAGCCGTCGGAAAGCACTGCGAAAAGTGAGCCGAAGGCGTTTCCCCCACTTGTGCCGGGGGCGAAGACCCAGTGGGGCCTTGGCGTCCAAACTCGTCTCGACCAAGTGACCGAGGAGTTTGATGCTAAGGGCGGCATGCTCGGCATGGGCATCCTGGATCGCCAGACCGGTGAGTTCATCTGCAACGCACACTGTGATGATGTTTTTCGCCTCGCCAGCCTGATGAAGGTATTCATCGCCGATGTCGTGGCCTACTCCAACTACACACAGCCGAAGAAGGACGAGATCGTCGCTGGCCAGGGCGATATGCCGGTTGAGGGCAACCCTGACGCCATGCTGCGCGACGACATGATTCGATACTCCAACAACGAAGCAACTGACGAGCTGTGGGATTCCTACGGCGGTGTACGCATCGTTGACAATGTCCGGCAGCGCTACGGCCTGTCGGATAAGACCGTCGGCTCGCCTATGTGGGGAGCCACCACTAGTACGCCAGCCGACATGGTCGCCTACTTTGACCGCATGCTGAGCGAAGAAGGCGGACTGAGCGACACGGAGACCAAATACATGCGTCAGCTGATGTACTCACTGCCGCGCTACTCCTACGGCGATGCAGACCAGAACTTCGGTCTGCGTGCAGCGCTACCGAAGGAAACGATTGCCAACAAATCCGGTTGGTACGAAGAGCAGCACACCACTGCCGGATTCCTTGGCGACGATGACCGTTACGCTATCGCGGTTCTGGGCAAAAACCTGACCGCCAACGACCTCACCGAAGCTGTCAAGCACGTGTTCCCGGGCGGGCAGGTTCTGCCAACAGGTGAGAAGGAGACAAAGCATGCCCGCACCAGCGCGGCACTGTCGATTGAGGAGGACTCAAACAAAGTCGCTCCAGCCCTGTGGGCACTAGTAGCGGCACTCGCTGGCTTTGGTATTGGCTGGCTCATTCGTGGCCAGCGCGCGGACTAG
- a CDS encoding PspA/IM30 family protein, with protein MANPFAKGWKYMMSSFDKKIEDNADPKVQIAQAAEAERQRHQEIQRQAAAIIGNRNQLEMQLGRLTSERDKITENTRQALANADQARAKGDEATAQKMESTAEAFATQLVNVEKELENTTQLHQQAVSAAEEAQRQAQQSQARYEQIKQDIRKLESQADQAKMQETASKTLQSMQGISEDPNVPTLDSVREKIEGRYANALGAQELAESSQAGRMAEIETSTRDAAADMRLAEIRAQMNNESAALESGSAAKDNAGELESAEAVEDTTTDADEAK; from the coding sequence ATGGCTAATCCATTTGCCAAGGGCTGGAAGTACATGATGTCTTCGTTCGATAAGAAAATCGAGGACAATGCGGATCCGAAGGTTCAGATTGCACAGGCAGCTGAGGCCGAGCGTCAGCGCCATCAGGAGATTCAGCGTCAGGCTGCGGCTATCATCGGCAACCGCAATCAGCTGGAAATGCAGCTGGGGCGGTTGACCTCCGAGCGTGACAAGATTACCGAGAACACCCGCCAGGCACTCGCCAATGCGGATCAGGCTCGTGCCAAGGGCGATGAGGCCACTGCACAGAAGATGGAAAGCACTGCTGAGGCGTTTGCCACCCAGCTGGTGAATGTTGAAAAGGAGCTGGAAAATACTACGCAGCTCCACCAGCAGGCCGTATCTGCTGCTGAGGAGGCACAGCGTCAGGCGCAGCAGTCGCAGGCTCGCTACGAGCAGATTAAGCAGGATATCCGCAAGCTGGAGTCGCAGGCGGATCAGGCCAAGATGCAAGAGACCGCGTCGAAGACTCTCCAGAGCATGCAGGGTATTTCCGAGGATCCGAATGTGCCGACTTTAGATTCGGTCCGTGAGAAGATTGAAGGTCGCTACGCCAATGCGTTGGGCGCTCAGGAGCTCGCGGAATCCTCACAAGCAGGTCGCATGGCTGAGATCGAGACTTCGACTCGCGATGCCGCTGCCGACATGCGCCTGGCCGAAATTCGTGCCCAGATGAATAATGAAAGCGCTGCTCTCGAATCCGGTTCTGCCGCGAAGGATAATGCCGGCGAGCTGGAGTCCGCCGAGGCCGTTGAGGACACCACAACGGACGCAGACGAAGCGAAGTAG
- a CDS encoding NYN domain-containing protein, with product MLERTLVFVDTSYLLASFYNSWETGARGQLEIDLREVVSVLDRMINQQLNQPVQRQLWYDGIPESGPHRYQRSLRTIDGVQLRAGQLIEWGDRRTQKAVDTRLVADMVVAGLRNQVSDIVLVSGDADMLPGVAEASAAGVRVHLYGFGWDSMSGALRHACDSTTILDPREDFADAMQLNVLEGPIPPVVRTNKPLGDAEPIEDLGATCVPDTRITPPGEDSLDDGTENTPSAADGDVASPEAGTPEVPQDQRVVPSPTADRDSDCRSEDNAAATPTAKADSPKFNEVEHAAKMGAREIPAQAEHRAEVERTGGLEATQVDSAASGVSADSPTQPAQPAQPSPAAMPGATVNTGSGAGNDTANNIGAENASASASDSASSTATGSGESATEPSASEDGANASPPKPSPRPNPSMMAPRRKLRSRYVPLPNEVWASAGFQTPFDVGQQYANWWYENIANEQARDSAHLLSGGGLPPDIDRPLLQFACETLHEYTLTETQRVNLRDGFHAGIRGVLLARKNGELEK from the coding sequence ATGCTTGAACGCACATTGGTGTTCGTCGATACGTCATATTTACTGGCGAGCTTTTACAACTCGTGGGAAACCGGAGCCCGCGGGCAATTAGAAATCGACCTTAGAGAAGTAGTTAGTGTCCTTGACCGAATGATTAACCAGCAGCTGAACCAGCCAGTTCAGCGGCAACTTTGGTACGACGGCATCCCGGAGTCGGGGCCGCATCGTTACCAGCGCTCACTGCGCACGATTGATGGTGTGCAGCTGCGCGCAGGTCAGCTCATTGAATGGGGTGACCGACGGACGCAGAAGGCCGTCGATACGCGACTCGTCGCAGACATGGTTGTCGCCGGCCTGCGCAACCAAGTTTCCGATATCGTGCTGGTCTCGGGCGATGCGGACATGCTGCCCGGCGTCGCTGAGGCTTCGGCCGCCGGTGTGCGCGTGCATCTCTACGGCTTCGGCTGGGACTCCATGTCCGGTGCACTTCGCCATGCCTGCGATTCGACGACAATCCTCGATCCCCGCGAGGACTTCGCCGACGCCATGCAGCTCAATGTCCTCGAGGGTCCAATCCCACCGGTCGTCCGCACGAATAAGCCGCTGGGCGATGCCGAACCAATCGAAGATCTCGGCGCCACCTGCGTACCGGATACGCGCATCACTCCTCCGGGCGAGGACTCGCTTGACGACGGCACGGAGAACACTCCCTCCGCTGCCGACGGTGACGTTGCTTCGCCGGAGGCCGGCACTCCGGAGGTTCCGCAGGACCAGCGCGTTGTGCCATCCCCCACGGCTGACCGCGACTCCGACTGTCGCAGCGAAGACAATGCCGCAGCCACGCCGACGGCCAAGGCCGACTCGCCGAAGTTCAACGAAGTCGAGCACGCGGCTAAGATGGGTGCCCGGGAAATCCCGGCGCAGGCTGAGCACCGCGCTGAGGTAGAGCGCACCGGCGGTTTGGAAGCTACACAGGTGGATTCCGCTGCTTCGGGCGTTTCGGCTGACTCGCCAACGCAGCCAGCGCAGCCAGCGCAGCCTTCTCCAGCGGCCATGCCCGGCGCGACAGTCAATACTGGCAGTGGGGCTGGTAACGACACTGCGAACAACATCGGAGCCGAGAATGCAAGCGCGTCTGCCTCCGATTCCGCGTCGTCGACTGCAACCGGCAGTGGGGAGTCGGCGACGGAGCCGTCGGCAAGCGAAGACGGTGCCAACGCGAGTCCACCGAAACCAAGCCCGCGGCCGAATCCTTCGATGATGGCGCCAAGGAGGAAGCTGCGTAGTCGATACGTGCCCCTGCCGAACGAGGTGTGGGCATCCGCGGGTTTCCAGACGCCGTTCGATGTGGGACAGCAGTACGCGAACTGGTGGTACGAGAATATTGCGAACGAGCAGGCGCGCGATAGTGCCCACTTGCTCTCTGGTGGTGGGCTGCCGCCGGACATTGATCGTCCGCTGCTGCAGTTTGCGTGCGAAACCCTGCACGAATACACGCTGACGGAGACGCAGCGCGTCAATCTGCGCGATGGTTTCCACGCCGGTATCCGCGGGGTGCTGCTCGCGCGGAAGAACGGCGAATTGGAGAAGTAG
- a CDS encoding MFS transporter, with the protein MRRWFGLLVLITVLGQAVFNGGRVLLSWRVLDFGGSAATVGWFTAAFSLVPLIIALPAGKLVDSHRATEVMYSGLVATVIAAAVMALSPNLPILLLGYVALGFAHMTTLIAAQGMVSHLRGGVAGLDSLFAYFTLGISVGQFLGIVGAGLLTPNHDGSAMTATTSALWAMTGIGAIALVIGWPVATAYRRHEANAAAEVQAASSTEYSPASTVSDRSRMEERRPAQAEASGASVLSILRIDGMSSAMAVSIAVIVAIDLLTAYVPVLGRELGFSVAEVTAILGARSGLAIISRALMPTVLRKANRNRVLIIAVCAGVLPLLAMPWLQSAWLMVIAVGICGLAWGFVMPMSMTWVSSLVDAEVRAQALSIRLMGNRLAQVILPPVAGLGATAMGAGSVFLGAGALMGVASATAWRRLAGDKAALTK; encoded by the coding sequence ATGAGACGCTGGTTCGGCCTATTGGTTCTCATTACTGTGTTGGGGCAAGCGGTTTTCAACGGCGGTCGCGTGCTGCTTTCTTGGCGAGTCCTCGATTTTGGCGGTTCCGCCGCCACCGTCGGTTGGTTCACTGCCGCATTTTCACTTGTACCTCTTATTATTGCGCTTCCCGCCGGCAAGCTTGTCGACAGCCATCGTGCCACCGAAGTCATGTACTCCGGTCTCGTCGCCACCGTCATCGCTGCGGCAGTAATGGCGCTCTCGCCGAACCTACCTATTCTTCTGCTCGGCTACGTGGCCCTGGGTTTTGCCCACATGACCACGCTCATCGCCGCTCAAGGCATGGTTTCGCACCTGCGTGGCGGCGTCGCCGGGCTTGATAGCCTCTTTGCATACTTCACGCTTGGAATCTCTGTCGGGCAGTTCCTCGGCATCGTCGGTGCGGGTCTGCTCACTCCCAACCACGACGGCAGCGCCATGACCGCCACCACTTCCGCGCTCTGGGCGATGACGGGAATCGGTGCGATCGCCCTGGTCATCGGCTGGCCGGTCGCAACTGCTTATCGACGGCACGAAGCGAATGCAGCCGCCGAAGTGCAAGCTGCTAGCTCAACTGAGTATTCTCCGGCGTCGACTGTTAGCGACCGCAGCCGGATGGAGGAGAGGCGACCGGCGCAGGCCGAAGCCAGTGGCGCATCGGTCTTAAGCATCCTGCGTATCGATGGCATGTCCAGCGCCATGGCTGTCTCAATTGCGGTCATCGTGGCCATTGACCTGTTGACGGCATATGTGCCGGTGCTGGGACGTGAACTGGGCTTTAGTGTTGCCGAGGTGACGGCGATCCTTGGTGCGCGTAGTGGTCTTGCGATTATTTCCCGAGCCCTCATGCCGACTGTTTTGCGCAAAGCTAACCGCAATCGGGTCCTTATCATTGCAGTTTGTGCCGGTGTCCTGCCGCTTTTGGCAATGCCGTGGCTACAGAGTGCGTGGCTGATGGTTATCGCGGTTGGTATCTGTGGCTTGGCGTGGGGCTTTGTCATGCCTATGTCGATGACGTGGGTGAGCTCCCTGGTGGATGCCGAGGTGCGTGCTCAGGCGCTATCCATCCGGCTGATGGGTAACCGCTTGGCGCAGGTCATCCTGCCGCCGGTTGCTGGTTTGGGTGCTACCGCGATGGGTGCGGGCAGCGTGTTTCTGGGGGCGGGTGCGCTGATGGGTGTCGCGTCTGCCACTGCTTGGCGACGACTCGCAGGTGACAAGGCGGCTCTGACTAAGTAA
- a CDS encoding nucleobase:cation symporter-2 family protein produces MTTSTKTDTQTVHPVDEYPGHVKLLVLGFQHVLAAYAGAVAVPLFVGWALVDAGRMSPSDIPHLIAADLFVAGIATIVQSVGIWRFGVRLPLIQGCTFSAAIPMVTIGSQYGVPAIYGSVIASGIFMMLFAPLFASLLRLFPPLVTGTVLLIIGTTLMPVAADWVGGGAEVKDTPDFGAPQNLAVAAFVLALILSIERWAPEWLARIAVLVGMISGLLLCIPLGMVDWSGTKDSPVFGLTHPFYFGMPEFVLSAVFAMCIVSLVTMVEATGDVLAIGEITESEIDNHRIADTLRADGAATVIGGIFNTFQYTAFAQNIGVLSITGVRSRWVTAAAGGMLLILGLIPKTAALVAAIPAPVLGGAGIALFGMVAASGVRTLSKVKFTESNVIVVGIPLALALLPAVSPELFSGLPAWAQTFMASGICVGSVAAIILNLLFNTADRAPHAVTPSAHDTFRGGINSEDKDHDGYGDVPSAKPSSNN; encoded by the coding sequence GTGACTACATCAACGAAGACCGATACTCAGACGGTTCATCCGGTCGATGAGTATCCGGGCCATGTGAAACTGCTTGTACTCGGCTTTCAACATGTGCTCGCCGCGTATGCAGGCGCGGTGGCAGTCCCGCTTTTCGTGGGCTGGGCACTTGTGGATGCCGGGCGTATGTCCCCATCCGATATTCCGCACCTAATTGCTGCGGACCTGTTTGTTGCAGGCATCGCCACCATCGTACAGTCGGTGGGTATTTGGCGATTTGGTGTGCGACTACCACTGATTCAGGGCTGTACCTTCTCTGCCGCGATTCCGATGGTTACTATCGGATCGCAATACGGCGTACCCGCAATCTACGGTTCGGTGATTGCATCGGGCATTTTCATGATGCTCTTTGCACCGCTTTTTGCGTCGCTTCTACGCCTATTTCCGCCGTTGGTCACTGGCACGGTGCTATTGATTATCGGCACGACGCTTATGCCAGTCGCAGCCGACTGGGTTGGTGGCGGTGCTGAAGTCAAGGACACTCCAGATTTCGGCGCACCTCAAAACTTGGCAGTAGCTGCGTTTGTGTTGGCCTTAATTCTCAGTATTGAGCGATGGGCACCAGAATGGCTCGCCCGCATTGCCGTTCTAGTGGGCATGATCTCCGGATTGCTGCTATGCATTCCATTGGGAATGGTGGATTGGTCTGGAACTAAGGACTCACCAGTCTTCGGGTTGACGCATCCATTCTACTTTGGCATGCCTGAATTCGTCCTCTCCGCTGTATTTGCCATGTGCATTGTTTCGCTTGTGACTATGGTCGAAGCGACTGGCGACGTACTTGCAATCGGCGAGATTACCGAATCCGAGATTGATAATCACCGTATTGCCGACACACTGCGTGCCGACGGTGCTGCGACCGTAATTGGCGGTATTTTCAATACCTTCCAATACACGGCGTTTGCCCAGAACATTGGCGTCCTATCCATCACGGGCGTACGTTCCCGATGGGTTACCGCAGCTGCAGGTGGAATGCTGCTGATTCTGGGTTTGATTCCAAAGACGGCCGCTCTCGTTGCCGCTATCCCAGCTCCAGTTTTGGGAGGTGCCGGTATTGCCTTGTTCGGTATGGTCGCAGCATCGGGCGTCCGCACTCTATCCAAGGTTAAGTTCACTGAATCCAACGTGATTGTCGTGGGTATTCCGTTGGCATTGGCATTACTTCCTGCTGTATCGCCCGAACTATTCTCCGGACTACCGGCATGGGCGCAAACGTTTATGGCTTCAGGTATCTGCGTAGGTTCCGTCGCTGCTATCATCTTGAATCTTTTGTTCAACACCGCCGACCGTGCACCGCACGCCGTTACTCCGAGTGCTCACGACACCTTCCGCGGAGGTATTAACTCGGAAGATAAGGACCACGACGGCTACGGAGACGTCCCGTCGGCTAAGCCGAGCAGTAATAACTAA
- a CDS encoding SDR family NAD(P)-dependent oxidoreductase, translating to MTGASRGIGAVFADRLGQLRPDLDEIWCISRSYNDDPSSEAAEHSRTQGPRLRYLRLDQSDDDFGDRLRNRVERHHATIVYLILNAAYANYGDVNTQDFSRADQMIQMNIRGTVAAVYSLNDLFEENGHIILVSSISAVAPTPGLAVYTASKAFIRHWGISLRDELKPNGVTVTICYPGKVKTKALRDVVKQAKSVKLRLMPDQNLSYLVEGTLRAAESDRAEVAPGLYGLVMALFKAVPKRVVARFARLV from the coding sequence GTGACTGGAGCATCTCGTGGCATAGGTGCCGTCTTCGCCGATAGGCTCGGGCAGCTACGTCCAGACCTAGATGAAATCTGGTGTATCTCTCGTAGCTACAACGATGATCCTTCCAGCGAGGCCGCTGAACACTCTAGGACCCAAGGTCCGCGTCTTCGATATCTTCGTCTAGACCAGTCCGATGATGATTTTGGCGATAGGCTCCGGAATCGTGTTGAGCGCCATCACGCGACGATAGTTTATTTAATCCTCAATGCCGCGTACGCGAATTATGGCGATGTTAATACCCAGGATTTTTCGCGGGCTGATCAAATGATACAGATGAATATTCGCGGAACGGTCGCAGCGGTTTACTCTCTAAACGATCTATTCGAAGAGAATGGCCACATTATTCTGGTTTCGTCGATCTCTGCTGTAGCACCAACTCCAGGGCTCGCAGTGTACACAGCGTCGAAGGCGTTTATTCGGCATTGGGGTATCAGCCTTAGGGATGAATTAAAGCCTAATGGTGTAACTGTAACTATTTGCTACCCGGGAAAGGTTAAGACCAAGGCGCTCCGGGACGTCGTGAAGCAGGCGAAGTCGGTGAAGTTGCGTCTTATGCCTGATCAGAATCTCAGTTATCTGGTGGAGGGCACGTTACGTGCAGCGGAGAGCGACCGAGCGGAGGTCGCACCCGGTCTATATGGTCTGGTGATGGCTCTATTTAAGGCTGTGCCGAAACGTGTGGTGGCTCGATTCGCGCGGTTAGTTTGA
- a CDS encoding DUF2871 domain-containing protein, with translation MRKLFTAASVYLGLGLFSGVFYREFTRAMDFGDKTQLNTLHTHFLVLGTIFFLVALALDGQFNISAVKGFDRWFIVQNVGIVWTIGMMVANGIVHVVSGPEAWGPMYSGIAGLGHIILTVGFVWFFMLLNKALKNRERVDRKANAAV, from the coding sequence ATGCGTAAGTTATTCACAGCCGCTTCGGTCTACCTCGGTCTTGGTCTGTTTTCTGGCGTTTTCTATCGTGAATTTACCCGTGCGATGGATTTTGGCGATAAAACGCAGCTCAATACGCTGCACACGCATTTCCTTGTCCTTGGCACGATCTTTTTCTTGGTTGCGCTGGCATTGGATGGTCAATTCAATATTTCAGCTGTCAAGGGCTTTGATCGCTGGTTCATTGTTCAGAATGTCGGCATTGTTTGGACGATCGGCATGATGGTGGCAAACGGTATTGTCCACGTTGTTTCAGGCCCGGAGGCCTGGGGTCCGATGTACTCGGGAATTGCAGGACTCGGCCACATTATCCTGACGGTTGGCTTTGTGTGGTTCTTTATGCTTCTCAATAAGGCGCTGAAGAATCGTGAACGCGTGGATCGCAAGGCCAACGCAGCCGTATAA
- a CDS encoding ABC transporter permease yields the protein MASSSSTLSRVAWRNITSHKLRLVLTIISVVLGTAFITGAFVFTSSLDKAFKGAMSTAYDGVDVVVTAPADNPGALTKETEQKVENFPGVRALNIGNPNNSITATGADGKPIQTNGSPSLGLPYYPAAEAVGNKVTITEGHAPEAPGEVVVNSTTAELGNLHVGTEIKVATRLERATVKVVGIADTSIDETGYLTVFFTQDQWRELYGADSHMDMFTLAADSTTDAAALTRDVAAAFPELKVEAGSTLADEASERVSSALSFVNYFLIAFGLIGLLVGIFIISNTFTMLVTQRMKEFALLRALGASRRQLTGSVLLEAFIVGLIGSALGVITGFGLSQGLFMLLDAMSISMPGDGLTFEPVAVIVPLIVGVVITMIAAWTPAARAGAVPPVEAMRSGDQTTSNSLSARTWTGAVLASAAIAIIAWALQWNDAETKIRAIFVGVGAVMAVASVWLVGPALSMPLIGGLGRVVGAPFGTVGKLAATNSHRNPRRTGTTSFALTLGLALVTVIGMFGVSMKEAVNEWSETNLTADFVLSPPLTAHSALPLGVEDAVKGIDGVEDTATLSIGALLVIPPEEAATMMTADGEQTEVGPESSNVSVFNSNVGKWYGTRALQGSLNLAKPDAGIVISESTAKKNSWNVDTELAVVSKGGVTRLPVTGIFADTRDPGQSIFVSYEAAHKYVKSSHLLPFQTYVDVSDSIAADDSAMAEMKQKLSGAVADYLVVQVMTAKEFAGLANASIDVMLGIVYALLALAVIISILGIINTVALSVVERRQEIGMLRAVGLQRSGIRRMIRLESVEISIFGAVVGIVLGLFLGWSLLTVLKDEGLNTIAVPWLQVVLMLLGSALVGVIAALGPGQKAAKTPPLAAIADE from the coding sequence ATGGCATCATCGTCTTCCACGCTGAGCCGCGTCGCCTGGCGCAACATCACCTCGCACAAGTTGCGCCTCGTGCTCACAATTATTTCGGTCGTGCTGGGCACGGCCTTCATCACCGGCGCATTTGTGTTCACATCATCGCTGGACAAGGCCTTTAAGGGCGCAATGAGTACCGCTTATGACGGTGTCGACGTGGTGGTGACGGCCCCTGCTGACAATCCCGGTGCGCTCACCAAAGAAACTGAACAGAAGGTAGAGAACTTCCCTGGGGTGCGCGCCCTCAACATCGGCAATCCCAACAACAGCATTACGGCCACGGGAGCCGATGGCAAGCCGATTCAGACCAATGGTTCGCCATCGTTGGGTCTTCCCTACTATCCAGCGGCCGAAGCAGTGGGCAACAAGGTCACGATTACCGAGGGACACGCACCGGAAGCACCAGGTGAGGTGGTCGTCAATTCCACCACCGCCGAACTCGGCAACCTCCACGTCGGCACTGAAATCAAGGTGGCCACCCGTCTCGAGCGGGCGACGGTGAAGGTTGTCGGCATCGCTGATACCTCCATCGACGAAACCGGCTATCTCACAGTCTTTTTCACCCAAGATCAGTGGCGAGAGCTCTACGGCGCGGACAGCCATATGGACATGTTCACCCTCGCTGCCGATTCCACCACCGACGCCGCCGCACTCACCCGTGACGTCGCGGCCGCGTTCCCCGAGCTCAAGGTAGAGGCCGGCTCTACGCTCGCCGACGAGGCTTCCGAACGTGTCTCCTCCGCCTTAAGCTTTGTTAACTACTTCCTCATCGCTTTTGGGCTCATCGGTCTGCTGGTCGGCATCTTCATCATCTCCAATACCTTCACCATGCTGGTCACTCAGCGCATGAAGGAATTCGCTCTCCTCCGCGCCCTCGGTGCTTCACGACGGCAGCTCACTGGGTCAGTCCTCTTGGAGGCATTCATTGTTGGCCTCATCGGTTCCGCACTAGGTGTAATCACGGGATTTGGGCTGAGCCAGGGGCTATTCATGCTTCTCGATGCCATGAGTATCTCCATGCCCGGCGACGGCCTGACATTCGAACCGGTGGCAGTTATCGTGCCGCTCATTGTCGGCGTGGTAATTACCATGATTGCCGCCTGGACGCCGGCCGCCCGCGCTGGCGCGGTCCCTCCTGTGGAAGCCATGCGCTCTGGAGATCAAACAACCAGCAATAGTCTCAGTGCTCGGACGTGGACCGGCGCAGTGCTGGCATCCGCTGCTATTGCAATCATTGCCTGGGCATTGCAGTGGAACGACGCGGAAACCAAGATTCGCGCCATCTTCGTTGGTGTCGGTGCGGTGATGGCCGTAGCCTCCGTCTGGCTTGTCGGCCCTGCACTGTCCATGCCTCTGATCGGAGGACTGGGGCGCGTCGTAGGTGCGCCTTTTGGAACCGTCGGCAAGCTTGCGGCAACGAACTCTCACCGCAATCCGCGCAGAACGGGAACCACATCGTTTGCACTGACGCTCGGACTTGCGCTGGTGACTGTGATCGGCATGTTCGGCGTGTCCATGAAGGAAGCGGTCAATGAGTGGTCAGAGACCAATCTGACGGCTGACTTCGTGCTCTCACCGCCTCTGACTGCGCATTCGGCCCTGCCTCTTGGTGTCGAGGACGCGGTGAAGGGTATCGATGGTGTCGAAGACACCGCAACGTTGTCGATTGGTGCCCTACTGGTGATCCCGCCTGAAGAAGCCGCCACGATGATGACTGCCGACGGCGAACAAACTGAAGTCGGACCGGAATCTAGCAATGTGTCGGTTTTCAACTCCAACGTCGGCAAATGGTACGGCACTCGCGCCCTCCAAGGATCCCTTAATCTAGCCAAGCCAGATGCGGGAATTGTCATCAGCGAATCAACGGCGAAAAAGAATAGTTGGAACGTTGACACTGAACTTGCAGTGGTTTCCAAAGGCGGCGTAACACGGCTCCCTGTCACCGGCATTTTTGCTGATACAAGAGATCCAGGCCAGTCGATTTTTGTCTCCTACGAAGCCGCCCATAAATATGTCAAGAGCAGCCACCTGTTGCCCTTCCAGACCTACGTCGATGTCTCCGATTCCATCGCAGCAGATGACAGCGCCATGGCTGAGATGAAACAGAAGCTTAGCGGCGCCGTTGCAGACTACCTTGTAGTACAAGTGATGACTGCCAAGGAGTTCGCGGGCCTGGCTAATGCCTCTATCGATGTCATGCTGGGAATCGTGTACGCACTGCTGGCACTGGCGGTCATCATTTCGATTCTGGGAATTATCAATACTGTCGCGCTCTCAGTTGTCGAGCGCCGCCAGGAGATTGGCATGCTTCGAGCCGTCGGCCTGCAGCGCTCAGGGATTCGCCGGATGATTCGCCTGGAATCTGTGGAAATCTCCATTTTCGGCGCGGTTGTGGGTATTGTCCTCGGCTTGTTCCTTGGCTGGTCACTGCTGACCGTGCTGAAGGATGAGGGCCTGAATACTATTGCGGTACCGTGGCTGCAGGTTGTTCTCATGCTGCTTGGGTCTGCGCTTGTAGGCGTTATTGCTGCTCTCGGACCTGGTCAGAAGGCCGCAAAGACACCACCTCTGGCCGCTATCGCAGACGAATAG